Proteins from a genomic interval of Aureibacillus halotolerans:
- a CDS encoding aminoglycoside phosphotransferase family protein, giving the protein MNLSINHIEWIDKTTRLDQLLEQHTSFTTETMNQGTEAEVIKVCAPQESFVLKVWNKVHEPDIQLQYQLLLLLAERGLAVPEPLGWGTNEHGNKVLLTTFDGDAIENLNNASMRAFAHILQSIHQLDVQNIAEVSFPVYEFKAYFFSEAQAYPDLTATLKLLFDHVQIRQDRIIHGDFHMENIIEKNGDFTVIDWTNVQVGDDRYDVAWSTLLMKIYISDSKAATFQSAYWEETETDQDEIDVFEAFACVRWLLLYRLDRVPLRQKTIQNVKRTIARNPFLKEWLISAT; this is encoded by the coding sequence GTGAACCTCTCAATCAACCATATAGAATGGATTGACAAAACCACAAGGCTTGATCAGCTGCTGGAACAACACACAAGCTTCACAACAGAAACGATGAATCAAGGCACGGAAGCTGAGGTCATCAAGGTATGTGCCCCGCAAGAAAGTTTTGTGCTAAAAGTGTGGAACAAGGTGCACGAGCCGGACATTCAGCTTCAATATCAGTTGTTACTTCTTCTTGCAGAACGAGGGTTAGCCGTCCCAGAGCCTTTAGGATGGGGGACAAATGAGCATGGGAATAAGGTGCTTTTAACAACCTTTGATGGAGATGCCATTGAAAATTTGAACAATGCATCGATGCGTGCATTTGCTCACATTCTGCAAAGCATTCACCAACTTGACGTTCAAAACATAGCAGAAGTGTCATTCCCTGTCTACGAATTCAAAGCGTATTTCTTTTCTGAAGCGCAAGCATATCCTGATCTCACTGCCACACTTAAGCTGCTGTTTGATCACGTACAGATCAGACAGGATCGGATCATTCATGGCGATTTTCATATGGAGAATATTATTGAAAAGAATGGCGACTTTACCGTGATCGACTGGACAAATGTGCAGGTAGGAGATGATCGCTATGACGTTGCTTGGTCAACGCTTTTAATGAAAATTTATATATCGGACAGCAAGGCAGCCACATTTCAGTCTGCCTATTGGGAAGAAACAGAGACGGATCAGGATGAAATCGATGTTTTCGAAGCATTTGCCTGTGTGCGATGGCTTTTGCTATACCGACTGGACCGCGTACCGTTAAGGCAAAAGACCATTCAAAACGTAAAACGAACCATTGCGAGAAATCCATTTCTTAAAGAGTGGTTGATCTCAGCGACATGA
- a CDS encoding ArsR/SmtB family transcription factor: MSAEAIFTALGEPVRRDLLETIAAQGPQTATELSRNFPITRQAILKHLNVLEGAALVTVQQQGRDKRYELSTAPLNELTAWVEAIGTRSEERLQRLKAMLESEE; this comes from the coding sequence TTGAGTGCAGAAGCCATTTTCACAGCCCTTGGTGAACCTGTACGAAGAGACCTGCTGGAGACGATTGCTGCGCAAGGTCCACAAACGGCAACAGAACTCTCCCGTAATTTTCCGATCACTCGTCAAGCCATCCTCAAGCATTTAAATGTGCTCGAAGGAGCGGCTCTAGTAACGGTTCAACAGCAAGGGAGAGATAAACGTTATGAGCTATCGACAGCACCGCTGAATGAATTGACGGCATGGGTGGAAGCAATCGGCACAAGGTCAGAGGAACGACTTCAACGATTGAAAGCGATGTTGGAGAGCGAGGAATGA
- a CDS encoding SRPBCC domain-containing protein, which translates to MPEITVLRSIWIDATRERVWQAVTDENMLSQWYSPGSPWEIPELKVGEPAFFHHSPNAYHEGTEVVTMEATIDALDLLSRFSLRWVDEPTTVTSFILKEEDGGTLVTLTETGYDTEEDAKLTEEGYQLSLENLQAFVDGRSLPH; encoded by the coding sequence ATGCCAGAAATCACAGTATTACGCAGTATTTGGATTGACGCGACTCGGGAGCGCGTTTGGCAAGCTGTCACAGACGAAAATATGCTTTCACAATGGTATTCGCCAGGTTCGCCTTGGGAGATTCCGGAGCTGAAGGTAGGGGAACCGGCATTTTTTCACCATTCGCCAAATGCGTATCACGAGGGGACAGAGGTCGTTACGATGGAGGCGACAATCGATGCATTGGACCTGTTGTCCAGGTTTTCGTTACGTTGGGTGGATGAACCGACGACGGTCACTTCCTTTATTTTAAAAGAGGAGGATGGCGGAACTCTCGTGACCTTGACGGAAACAGGCTATGACACAGAGGAAGATGCAAAATTGACGGAAGAGGGCTATCAGCTGTCGCTCGAAAATCTCCAAGCGTTTGTTGACGGTAGGAGTTTGCCTCATTGA
- a CDS encoding GNAT family N-acetyltransferase, with amino-acid sequence MEINIRDMEKEELHRIREIDRSEKVRLMYVYEGGSLKTVEQNNDVPRWNEAQVEENIKMLAAKLEGEGKLVGAFDENLLVGIAVLGNTFIGEHEDELQMSFMYVSDQYRRQGIAKRLMDRVCELAKERGAKRLYISATETESAVGFYLNYGCTLASKVNEDLYSLEPEDIHMIKEL; translated from the coding sequence ATGGAGATAAACATTAGGGACATGGAGAAAGAAGAGCTTCACAGAATAAGGGAGATTGACAGGTCAGAGAAAGTGCGGCTTATGTACGTTTACGAAGGGGGTTCTCTGAAGACCGTTGAACAGAATAATGATGTTCCAAGGTGGAATGAGGCGCAAGTCGAAGAGAACATTAAAATGCTTGCAGCAAAACTTGAAGGTGAGGGAAAGCTTGTTGGCGCCTTTGACGAAAATCTATTGGTTGGCATAGCGGTTCTTGGGAACACATTTATTGGGGAACATGAAGATGAGCTGCAAATGTCGTTCATGTATGTCAGTGATCAATATCGTAGGCAAGGGATAGCAAAACGATTGATGGATAGAGTCTGCGAACTGGCAAAGGAACGAGGAGCAAAACGCTTGTACATATCCGCTACGGAAACGGAATCTGCGGTTGGGTTTTATTTGAACTACGGATGTACACTTGCCTCAAAGGTGAATGAGGATTTGTATTCTCTCGAACCAGAGGATATTCATATGATTAAGGAGCTATAA
- a CDS encoding HAD-IA family hydrolase, which produces MYKHIIWDFDGTLFDTYPVMAKTFQEALMEQGLEEPMSDVLKRLKVSATFALQHYEKEHQINIDRLKAYQESKKADELKVSKPFEGIETICQHIQDTDRKNYLYTHRGESSIELLKMHGLYGYFTDCITSTHGFERKPNPAALRYLIEKYSMDPAEAIMIGDRELDLQSGKNAGIDACYFAEAHEKSEYADVTIHTFQELYSII; this is translated from the coding sequence ATGTACAAGCACATCATTTGGGATTTTGATGGGACTCTTTTTGACACGTACCCCGTCATGGCAAAGACCTTTCAGGAAGCCCTTATGGAACAAGGGTTGGAAGAGCCGATGTCAGACGTACTAAAAAGACTAAAGGTGTCTGCGACCTTTGCGCTGCAACATTACGAGAAGGAACATCAGATCAACATCGATCGTTTAAAGGCCTACCAAGAAAGTAAAAAAGCAGATGAGCTAAAGGTATCAAAACCGTTTGAAGGAATTGAAACGATCTGTCAGCATATCCAAGATACAGACAGGAAAAATTATTTGTACACGCATCGAGGCGAATCTTCAATTGAATTATTGAAAATGCATGGATTGTATGGCTATTTCACAGACTGTATAACGTCCACACATGGCTTCGAGAGAAAACCAAATCCGGCAGCGCTCCGTTACTTGATCGAAAAATATTCAATGGACCCGGCAGAAGCAATTATGATCGGTGATCGAGAGCTAGATTTACAATCAGGGAAAAATGCAGGCATTGACGCTTGTTATTTTGCTGAGGCACATGAGAAAAGTGAGTATGCGGATGTCACAATACATACCTTTCAGGAGCTGTATTCGATCATTTAA
- the tmk gene encoding dTMP kinase, with amino-acid sequence MFSDLRENHPNVPGKLITFCGVDGSGKSTMIEKLAAYLRAKGHDVVVTMQPTPEMRELAIFKTFIYEPEKRDQIDYRALQLYMLADRLQHSKEVIEPALAKGAYVVCDRYIFTMLSTLLTRGHRPEPWMNEIISYILRPDAAFIMDVDLKSSIQRIKQRRSFEDSYVERDHLKKSLHAYRDVGKMFKAHMLNSSSLPIEEASHQVFSIVDEL; translated from the coding sequence ATGTTTAGTGATTTGAGGGAAAACCACCCAAACGTTCCAGGGAAATTGATTACGTTTTGCGGTGTGGATGGCTCGGGGAAGTCGACGATGATCGAGAAGCTTGCTGCATATTTGCGTGCCAAGGGTCATGACGTTGTTGTCACGATGCAGCCAACTCCTGAAATGAGAGAGTTGGCTATTTTTAAAACGTTCATTTATGAACCTGAAAAACGAGACCAAATTGATTATCGCGCCCTTCAGCTCTATATGCTTGCAGATCGCCTACAGCATAGTAAAGAGGTGATTGAGCCGGCGTTAGCGAAAGGGGCCTATGTAGTTTGCGATCGTTATATTTTCACGATGCTTTCCACGCTTCTTACAAGAGGGCATCGCCCGGAGCCTTGGATGAACGAAATAATTTCCTATATTCTACGGCCTGATGCTGCCTTTATTATGGATGTGGATTTGAAAAGCTCCATTCAACGCATCAAACAGCGGAGGTCTTTTGAAGATTCATATGTAGAGCGCGACCATTTGAAGAAGAGCCTTCACGCTTATCGTGACGTAGGAAAAATGTTTAAGGCGCATATGTTGAATTCATCCTCATTACCTATTGAGGAAGCGAGCCATCAGGTGTTCAGCATTGTCGATGAACTGTAG
- a CDS encoding SRPBCC family protein gives MNIEHLLKVKAPIADVYRTLTTEKGLAAMWTRDLRVSEDVGGVSEFRFAPDDDKTDMRIDQLVPNQKVVWFCIDSHPEWIGTKISFDLTETAGVTTIILRHMEWRDVTDYYRLCNYHWAMFLLNLKQYCEKGIVST, from the coding sequence ATGAATATTGAACATTTGCTAAAGGTCAAAGCGCCCATAGCGGACGTTTATCGCACTCTCACCACTGAGAAGGGATTGGCAGCGATGTGGACACGTGATCTGCGAGTAAGCGAGGATGTTGGCGGGGTAAGTGAATTCCGATTCGCCCCAGACGACGATAAGACCGACATGCGCATCGACCAGCTAGTGCCTAATCAAAAAGTTGTTTGGTTTTGTATCGATTCTCACCCCGAATGGATCGGCACAAAGATCTCATTCGACTTAACTGAAACGGCAGGCGTAACGACCATTATTCTGCGCCATATGGAATGGCGAGATGTCACGGACTATTATCGACTATGCAATTACCATTGGGCCATGTTTCTGTTGAATTTGAAACAGTACTGCGAGAAAGGGATCGTTTCGACCTAA
- a CDS encoding DUF402 domain-containing protein — protein MSETIHLNAMKYPDVLHYEWHGERLLQTDEYIAVLCKPGRELIHHTKNNVFTIHNTSLEIFFFKEWCTVAIEFEQGQIVSYYCNVAMPSVLEENKLHFIDLDLDLVKEKNQAWTVVDEDEFEENLLKYKYPLELQEEARNALVRLQEKAKRAEFPFNETVLHTMGIEMHHSFST, from the coding sequence ATGAGTGAAACAATTCATTTAAACGCTATGAAATACCCGGATGTTCTGCATTATGAATGGCACGGCGAACGATTACTGCAAACGGATGAGTATATTGCGGTCCTCTGTAAACCGGGCAGAGAGCTGATTCATCATACAAAGAACAACGTGTTTACGATTCACAATACCTCGCTAGAAATTTTCTTTTTTAAAGAGTGGTGCACTGTGGCCATCGAATTCGAGCAGGGGCAGATTGTCTCCTATTATTGTAACGTGGCGATGCCGTCAGTGCTTGAAGAGAACAAGTTGCATTTTATTGATTTAGACCTTGATCTCGTAAAGGAAAAGAACCAAGCGTGGACCGTTGTGGACGAAGACGAGTTTGAGGAGAATCTTCTAAAATATAAGTACCCATTAGAGCTTCAAGAAGAGGCACGGAACGCACTGGTACGGCTACAAGAGAAAGCAAAACGTGCCGAATTTCCTTTTAATGAAACCGTGTTACATACGATGGGCATTGAAATGCACCATTCTTTCTCTACATAA